From Medicago truncatula cultivar Jemalong A17 chromosome 7, MtrunA17r5.0-ANR, whole genome shotgun sequence, a single genomic window includes:
- the LOC120577067 gene encoding E3 ubiquitin-protein ligase RGLG1 encodes MVIESPKLIFGIDFSQSNQLTGKYSLIRQSLHDIRNVPNSCEKAISIIGKKFSPFLDDNLIPCFGFGDASTSDHDVFSFYRDERFCNGHEEILSRYREIRPNIQPAGTTSFAPIIEMATKIVDQSGGKHHVLVIISDGQWQQIQIQYPKGPICNYSKSDEFSVLISSPMPERSISYMNFQI; translated from the exons ATG GTGATTGAATCTCCCAAACTTATTTTTGGAATTGATTTCAGCCAGAGCAATCAGTTGACAG GAAAGTATTCGCTTATCAGACAAAGTTTGCATGACATTAGGAATGTTCCAAATTCGTGTGAAAAAGCAATATCCATTATTGGAAAAAAGTTCTCTCCATTTCTGGATGATAACTTGATTCCTTGTTTTGGATTTGGGGATG CATCAACAAGTGATCACGATGTCTTTAGTTTCTATCGAGACGAAAGATTTTGCAATGGACATGAAGAAATTTTGAGTCGGTATAGGGAAATTCGTCCTAATATTCAACCTGCAG GCACTACATCCTTTGCACCTATCATTGAAATGGCTACGAAAATCGTTGATCAGAGTGGAGGCAAACACCATGTTTTGGTGATAATTTCAGATGGTCAG TGGCAGCAGATTCAGATACAATATCCAAAAGGACCCATCTGCAACTATTCCAAATCTGATGAGTTTTCAGTTCTCATCTCTTCTCCCATGCCTGAACGCTCCATCTCTTACATGAATTTTCAGATTTAA
- the LOC11426081 gene encoding uncharacterized protein has translation MVKEFQDNIKMQTRTFHNFKFVNFTEIMSKSNNISPSLKEAEILLAIREILFQYKAAKELGLLGVALPTPSASRGTSKPYYRSASFPSASSRPYQSASFEGRAPFYPNDNNLASPSSTYYNKAKRESGLPLSLKKLGNTREKKSLTWKAFISHACDSVLDIPPKYHWALLLICVSFLSYQAKNTTAPFEYFQLEKTIKAPPQTLVLAFGEAFEVFFPEITHITKFMLCYFLTLMLVCSLQLGLQIFCILLIISAPLFYFPELVRRASKVGVDCGLFELPLIWFATLGAVGLSLICGILTLLLAYLSWRFLSKGKQNVEDVDVSLEELSEILQV, from the exons ATGGTGAAGGAGTTTCAGGACAATATCAAAATGCAAACTAGGACCTTTCATAATTTTAAG TTTGTGAATTTCACGGAAATTATGTCAAAGTCAAACAACATTTCTCCTTCACTAAAAGAGGCGGAAATTCTTCTTGCAATCAGGGAAATTCTTTTTCAGTATAAGGCCGCAAAAGAGCTTGGTCTACTAgg AGTTGCCCTCCCAACACCCTCAGCATCTAGGGGCACTTCAAAACCATATTATAGGTCAGCATCTTTTCCCAGTGCAAGTTCAAGACCTTATCAATCTGCTAGTTTTGAGGGGAGAGCACCTTTTTACCCCAACGACAACAATCTAGCAAGCCCGAGTTCTACTTATTACAATAAG GCAAAAAGAGAATCTGGTCTTCCTTTATCCTTGAAAAAATTAGGAAACACACGGGAAAAGAAATCGTTGACATGGAAGGCGTTTATAAGTCACGCATGTGACAGTGTGCTTGACATTCCTCCCAAGTATCACTGGGCCTTACTGCTGATATGTGTTAGTTTCCTCAGTTATCAAGCAAAAAACACAACTGCTCCATTTGAATATTTCCAACTGGAAAAAACAATTAAGGCACCACCACAAACACTAGTACTTGCCTTTGGGGAAGCATTTGAAGTATTCTTTCCAGAAATAACACACATCACAAAGTTCATGTTGTGTTATTTTCTGACTCTGATGTTGGTTTGTTCACTACAACTTGGACTGCAGATTTTCTGTATACTACTAATAATTTCTGCACCCCTTTTTTACTTTCCCGAGCTGGTTCGCAGGGCTTCAAAGGTTGGTGTTGATTGTGGATTGTTCGAGTTGCCTCTAATATGGTTTGCAACTTTAGGGGCCGTTGGGCTTTCCCTTATTTGTGGGATATTGACATTACTATTAGCTTACTTGAGCTGGAGGTTCCTATCTAAAGGGAAACAAAatgttgaagatgttgatgttaGTTTAGAGGAATTGTCGGAGATTTTACAAGTATAG